A window of Mercenaria mercenaria strain notata chromosome 16, MADL_Memer_1, whole genome shotgun sequence contains these coding sequences:
- the LOC123539630 gene encoding platelet-activating factor acetylhydrolase 2, cytoplasmic-like, translating to MESDIDITRFARSWSFSKRFKTIADRRPTCISIQNTDDDLYEIEDTQYNLKNVQNCEDDENPEKVRRHLPPATGKFSVGCVDIMDNASEQGSFFRLYYPIEKTDILKRNTQWPLWLPRKQYAFGYARFLRRNKLMGKFFNWLGGDVYIPVLWQAPLVETDDKFPIIVMSHGIGGNRTTYSTFCCELASNGFIVAVPEHRDGSASMTYLLKDNMRGTVVELIKDHECGKHKRHAMHKSSSFSEEWQSFEHTDPLGIQWDDYEYRNKQVHHRAAECIRLLDLLIDLNNGRSVRNFLGFHFSLKQFKGRMDISKVAFAGHSFGGSTCVTTLGQDKRFKAGIMLDAWMHPLNEDLCSKVTQPILMVNYEKFQWQKNVKQMEWLQCDDVDRPMVTLRGACHQALSDFQFLVGKAFGKFMEVRSELSPKVAMDLNTRATLGFLSKQLGIDGLDSAEDVFSGTHEQVVLGTTLDLT from the exons ATGGAGTCAGATATAGACATTACACGATTTGCTCGGTCGTGGAGCTTTTCTAAACGTTTCAAAACTATCGCTGACCGACGACCAACGTGTATAAGTATACAGAATACCGACGACGATCTATATGAGATTGAAGATActcagtataatttgaaaaatgtgcAAAACTGCGAAGACGACGAAAATCCTGAAAAAGTCCGTCGGCATCTCCCGCCGGCGACTGGAAAGTTTTCCGTCGGATGTGTGGATATTATGGACAATGCAAGCGAACAAGGGTCTTTCTTTAGGTTATATTACCCAATCGAGAAAACAGACATATTG AAACGAAACACACAGTGGCCGCTATGGTTACCCAGGAAACAGTACGCGTTTGGATATGCTCGGTTCTTGCGGAGAAataaactaatgggaaaattcTTCAACTGGCTCGGAG GTGATGTCTATATCCCCGTATTATGGCAAGCTCCGCTTGTAGAAACTGACGATAAATTTCCGATAATCGTCATGTCGCACGGTATCGGAGGTAATCGGACTACTTATAGTACGTTTTGCTGTGAACTTGCATCTAACGGGTTTATCGTGGCGGTACCAGAACACCGTGACGGAAGTGCTTCCATGACCTATTTGTTAAAAGACAATATGAGAGGAACCGTGGTGGAGTTGATCAAAGATCACGAATGCGGGAAACATAAAAGACATGCAATGCATAAATCTAGTAGTTTTTCTGAAGAATGGCAGTCTTTTGAACACACAGACCCTCTCGGAATACAGTGGGATGATTATGAATACAGGAATAAACAG GTTCATCATAGAGCCGCCGAATGTATTCGTCTGCTTGATCTTCTGATTGATCTAAACAACGGCCGTAGTGTGAGAAATTTTCTGGGCTTCCATTTTAGTTTGAAACAGTTCAAG GGTCGTATGGACATATCAAAGGTCGCGTTTGCAGGACATTCCTTTGGTGGATCAACATGTGTGACCACACTAGGACAAGACAAACGATTCAA AGCTGGCATTATGTTGGACGCGTGGATGCATCCTCTAAATGAAGATTTGTGCTCAAAAGTAACACAGCCAATTTTAATGGTAAACTACGAGAAATTCCAGTGGcagaaaaatgtgaaacaaatggAATGGCTTCAGTGTGATGACGTAGATAGACCAATGGTCACACTACG aGGGGCTTGCCACCAAGCGCTTAGCGATTTCCAGTTTCTTGTTGGCAAGGCGTTCGGTAAATTTATGGAAGTTAGAAGTGAGCTTTCTCCAAAAGTTGCCATGGATCTCAACACGAGAGCTACTCTTGGTTTTCTGTCGAAACAACTAG gtATCGATGGTTTAGACAGTGCGGAGGACGTGTTTTCAGGGACTCACGAGCAGGTTGTCTTGGGAACTACACTAGATCTGACCTAA